A single genomic interval of Acidobacteriota bacterium harbors:
- a CDS encoding DUF4870 domain-containing protein, whose translation MTRPAADGKRGSTTGLQPRTAAMLGYLAWWVSGGLMLIVERRDRFVRFHAAQSLTVLGAMWLLGALVYGLAFAILSVSAAGFVTMLWLAMGIWAAGVGVWIACLVRVFRGEPWRIPLAAGLADRLAASRSSSAPRL comes from the coding sequence TTGACGCGGCCGGCCGCTGACGGGAAGCGTGGCAGCACCACCGGGCTGCAGCCGCGTACGGCCGCCATGCTGGGCTATCTCGCCTGGTGGGTCAGCGGCGGCCTGATGCTCATCGTCGAGCGCCGCGATCGGTTCGTCCGCTTCCACGCGGCGCAGTCGCTGACCGTGCTGGGCGCCATGTGGCTCCTCGGTGCGTTGGTGTACGGCCTGGCATTCGCCATCCTGTCGGTCAGCGCCGCTGGTTTCGTGACGATGCTGTGGCTTGCGATGGGGATCTGGGCGGCGGGAGTCGGGGTGTGGATCGCCTGCCTGGTGCGGGTGTTCCGCGGCGAGCCGTGGAGAATTCCGCTCGCCGCGGGCCTTGCCGATCGGTTGGCCGCTAGTCGATCTTCTTCAGCGCCTCGACTTTGA
- a CDS encoding VWA domain-containing protein, which produces MKSILTACVLAAGAATLLSAQAPAPPAQPRFRVEVNYVEVDAVVTDAQGNFVRDLTRDDFVILEDGKPQQITAFAVVDLPIERAEAPLLAPDVVSDVRSNEREFNGRIYLIVLDDLHTAPLRSTRVKVAARQFIERYLGANDLAAVVSTSGRTDASQEFTGNKARLLRAVDHFMGQKPRSATLEKLDEYNIRRGSRAATDPLRDPLAFERAAKARNMLDTLANAATWMSNIHGRRKAIVLVGEGIDYDITNPFENQDASAIRDDLQDAIAAATRSNVTIYSVDPRGLTTSGEEGIELDGYADDPSLRLDMRGLQDEVRLSQDSLRSLSEQTGGFAVLNANDFRNGFDRIQRDNSTYYLLGYYSSNERRDGRYRKLEVRLKRPGLGVRARRGYVAARGRDGRSPAKATGISQDLADALASPVPASGLPMVVAAAPFKGVAPNASVLVTMEVAGRDLPFTSRNGTMHNAIEVTAVAIDRKGNVHGIPAATLQLNLSPQTHGAVVARGLRMTQRMALAPGPYTLRIGAREQNGGALGTISYELDVPDFYRSPLSMSGVVLTSRAASARPTAAPDADLKDVLPGPPTSLRDFVAADTLAVFAEVYDTQGKVPHRVDITASVKADGGRQVFSQTEERGTEELQGGRGGFGYRVDIPLKDLAPGAYVLTVEARSRLSGNPAVRQDIPFRIRGAM; this is translated from the coding sequence ATGAAGAGCATCCTCACCGCCTGTGTTCTCGCCGCCGGCGCCGCGACGTTGCTGTCCGCACAGGCGCCGGCGCCCCCGGCGCAGCCGCGCTTCCGCGTCGAAGTCAATTACGTGGAAGTGGATGCGGTGGTGACCGACGCGCAGGGCAACTTCGTGCGCGACCTCACGCGCGATGACTTCGTGATCCTCGAGGACGGCAAACCGCAGCAGATCACGGCGTTTGCGGTCGTGGACCTGCCGATCGAGCGGGCGGAGGCGCCGCTGCTGGCGCCCGACGTCGTGTCGGACGTGCGGTCGAACGAGCGCGAGTTCAACGGCCGCATCTACCTGATCGTCCTGGACGATCTGCACACGGCGCCGCTCCGCTCGACGCGCGTGAAGGTGGCCGCGCGGCAGTTCATCGAGCGCTATCTCGGCGCGAACGACCTCGCCGCTGTCGTCAGCACCAGCGGCCGCACCGACGCAAGCCAGGAGTTCACGGGCAACAAGGCCCGGCTGCTTCGCGCCGTTGACCACTTCATGGGCCAGAAGCCCCGCTCGGCAACGCTCGAGAAGCTTGACGAGTACAACATCCGCCGCGGCTCGCGGGCCGCCACCGATCCCCTCCGGGACCCGCTCGCCTTCGAGCGCGCGGCGAAGGCGCGCAACATGCTCGACACCCTGGCCAACGCCGCCACGTGGATGTCGAACATCCACGGGCGCCGGAAAGCGATCGTGCTCGTCGGCGAGGGGATCGATTACGACATCACCAATCCTTTCGAGAACCAGGACGCGTCGGCGATCCGCGACGACCTGCAGGACGCGATTGCCGCGGCCACGCGATCGAACGTGACCATCTACTCGGTCGATCCCCGCGGGCTGACCACGAGCGGCGAGGAGGGCATCGAGCTGGACGGCTATGCCGACGACCCGTCGCTGCGGCTGGATATGCGCGGGTTGCAGGACGAAGTGCGGCTGTCGCAGGACAGCCTGCGCAGCCTCTCGGAGCAGACCGGCGGGTTCGCGGTGCTGAACGCCAACGACTTCCGCAACGGCTTCGACCGCATCCAGCGCGACAACAGCACCTACTATCTGCTCGGCTACTACTCGTCGAACGAGCGCCGCGACGGCCGGTACCGGAAGCTGGAGGTGCGGCTCAAGCGCCCGGGGCTGGGCGTGCGCGCGCGAAGGGGCTACGTCGCGGCGCGCGGGCGGGACGGCCGGTCGCCCGCGAAAGCGACCGGCATCAGCCAGGACCTGGCCGATGCCCTTGCCAGCCCGGTCCCCGCCTCCGGGTTGCCGATGGTGGTCGCGGCCGCTCCATTCAAAGGAGTCGCGCCGAACGCGTCGGTGCTCGTCACGATGGAAGTCGCGGGACGCGACCTGCCGTTCACGTCCCGGAACGGCACCATGCACAACGCGATCGAGGTGACGGCGGTGGCCATCGATCGCAAGGGGAACGTGCACGGCATCCCGGCGGCCACCCTGCAGCTCAATCTCTCGCCGCAGACACACGGCGCGGTCGTCGCCCGGGGGCTTCGGATGACGCAGCGGATGGCGCTCGCGCCCGGGCCGTACACGCTGCGCATCGGCGCGCGCGAGCAGAACGGCGGCGCGCTCGGCACGATCTCGTACGAGCTCGACGTGCCGGACTTCTACAGGAGCCCGCTCTCGATGAGCGGCGTCGTGCTCACCTCGCGCGCGGCATCGGCCCGGCCGACGGCGGCGCCGGATGCCGACCTCAAGGACGTCCTCCCGGGACCGCCCACCTCGCTGCGCGATTTCGTCGCGGCAGACACGCTGGCGGTGTTCGCGGAGGTGTACGACACCCAGGGCAAGGTTCCGCACAGGGTGGACATCACCGCTTCGGTGAAGGCCGACGGGGGGCGACAGGTGTTCTCGCAAACCGAGGAGCGCGGCACCGAGGAGCTGCAGGGAGGGCGTGGCGGGTTCGGCTACCGGGTGGACATCCCGCTGAAAGACCTCGCGCCCGGCGCGTACGTCCTCACAGTGGAAGCCCGCTCGCGGCTCAGCGGAAACCCGGCGGTCCGCCAGGACATCCCGTTCCGGATCCGCGGCGCGATGTGA
- a CDS encoding aminopeptidase P family protein yields the protein MALDISAIQRALKAEQLDAWLLYDFQGSNPIASSLTGLANSGKMTTRRWYYLIPAAGEPRGLVHAIERHNLDALPGAKTAYSGRAQLESGLKQLLSGTRRVAMEYSPNCAIPYISRVDAGTLEAVRQAGAEVVSSGDLVQMFDAVWSPRALQTHQIASEKLYRIKDRAFELVSGEVQAGRPLNEYDVQRQMIGWFEEEGLISDSTPNVSAQENAGNPHYHPSATVYRTINADEILLLDLWGKLKEPGAVFADITWVAFTGSRVPDEYGRAFAAARDGRDAAVALVQDAARNGRTLRGWEVDRACRDVIDRSGLGRFFVHRTGHSLGQTVHGNGVHMDDYETHDERRLIPGTGFTIEPGVYTDTFGVRTEINMYVGERDATVTGPAQRDIIPLA from the coding sequence GTGGCACTCGATATTTCCGCGATCCAGCGGGCGTTGAAGGCCGAGCAGCTCGACGCCTGGCTCTTGTACGATTTCCAGGGCTCGAACCCGATTGCCTCGAGCCTGACGGGGCTCGCCAACTCCGGGAAGATGACCACGAGGCGGTGGTACTACCTGATTCCGGCGGCCGGCGAGCCGCGCGGCCTCGTGCATGCGATCGAGCGGCACAACCTGGACGCGCTGCCCGGGGCGAAAACCGCCTACTCGGGGCGCGCGCAGCTGGAGAGCGGGCTGAAGCAGCTGCTGTCGGGCACGCGGCGGGTCGCGATGGAGTACTCGCCGAACTGCGCGATTCCCTACATTTCCCGCGTCGACGCCGGGACGCTCGAAGCCGTGCGCCAGGCGGGGGCCGAGGTCGTCTCGTCGGGCGATCTGGTGCAGATGTTCGACGCCGTCTGGTCGCCGCGCGCGCTGCAGACGCACCAGATCGCGTCCGAGAAGCTGTACCGAATCAAGGACCGCGCCTTTGAGCTGGTCAGTGGCGAAGTGCAGGCGGGCCGCCCGCTCAACGAGTACGACGTCCAGCGGCAGATGATCGGCTGGTTCGAGGAGGAAGGACTCATCAGCGATTCCACGCCGAACGTCAGCGCGCAGGAGAACGCCGGCAACCCGCATTACCATCCGTCGGCGACGGTGTACCGGACGATCAATGCGGACGAGATCCTTTTATTGGATTTGTGGGGAAAGCTGAAGGAGCCTGGCGCGGTCTTTGCGGACATTACGTGGGTCGCATTCACGGGCAGCCGGGTGCCTGATGAGTATGGGCGGGCGTTCGCTGCCGCGCGCGACGGCCGCGACGCCGCCGTCGCGCTCGTCCAGGACGCGGCGCGCAACGGCCGTACGCTCCGCGGCTGGGAAGTGGATCGCGCCTGCCGGGACGTGATCGACAGGTCGGGGCTGGGCCGCTTCTTCGTGCACCGCACCGGCCACAGCCTTGGGCAGACGGTGCACGGCAACGGCGTGCACATGGACGACTACGAAACACACGACGAGCGGCGGCTGATTCCCGGCACCGGGTTCACAATCGAGCCGGGCGTCTACACCGACACGTTCGGCGTCAGGACGGAAATCAACATGTACGTGGGCGAGCGCGACGCGACGGTGACCGGTCCGGCGCAGCGCGATATCATCCCGCTCGCCTAG
- a CDS encoding phosphotransferase produces the protein MPTSERRQPENATARDRVQEYLDRSAFAGRGVRVVPLTGDASDRRYFRLLVPDQPSRVLSLYPGPFEYRSMPFVNVANLLAEMPVPIPAILDHADDLGVLILQDLGDVTLQAHLGAAPPADHAALYRQAVALIDVLQRRGAELTSDAYVPYRVAFDVEKLTWELDFFIKHFLEAYRGVVLDDATRGALRAELGTIVQALAAEPRVLCHRDYHSRNLMLHESELYIIDFQDARMGPDTYDLVSLVRDSYMDLTEQTVEDLIAYFLALKGLAGQEREFRERFDVMALQRNLKALGTFGYMTIARRNPVYIQYIPRTLRYV, from the coding sequence TTGCCGACAAGCGAACGACGGCAGCCGGAGAATGCGACCGCGCGTGACCGCGTGCAGGAATATCTCGATCGGAGCGCGTTCGCCGGCCGCGGCGTTCGCGTGGTGCCGCTCACCGGCGACGCGTCAGACCGCCGGTATTTCCGCCTGCTCGTGCCGGACCAGCCGTCGCGGGTCCTGTCGCTCTATCCCGGGCCGTTCGAGTACCGGTCGATGCCGTTCGTCAACGTGGCGAACCTGCTCGCGGAAATGCCCGTGCCGATCCCCGCGATCCTCGATCACGCCGACGATCTGGGGGTGCTCATCCTGCAGGACCTCGGAGACGTGACGCTCCAGGCGCACCTCGGCGCGGCGCCGCCTGCGGATCATGCCGCTCTGTACCGCCAGGCCGTCGCGCTCATCGACGTGCTGCAGCGGCGGGGCGCCGAGCTCACCTCGGACGCGTACGTGCCGTACCGCGTGGCGTTTGACGTCGAGAAGCTCACGTGGGAGCTCGATTTCTTCATCAAGCACTTTCTCGAGGCGTACCGCGGCGTCGTCCTCGACGACGCGACGCGCGGGGCGCTCCGGGCCGAGCTGGGAACGATCGTGCAGGCACTGGCCGCGGAGCCGCGCGTGCTGTGCCATCGCGATTACCACTCGCGCAACCTGATGCTTCACGAGTCGGAGCTGTACATCATCGACTTCCAGGATGCGCGCATGGGGCCCGACACCTACGATCTGGTGTCCCTGGTGCGCGACTCCTACATGGACCTGACGGAGCAGACGGTTGAGGATCTGATCGCCTACTTCCTCGCGCTGAAAGGCCTGGCCGGGCAGGAGCGCGAGTTCCGCGAGCGCTTCGACGTGATGGCGCTGCAGCGAAACCTGAAGGCGCTCGGCACGTTTGGCTACATGACGATCGCACGGCGCAATCCCGTCTACATCCAGTACATCCCCCGCACGCTGCGCTACGTG
- a CDS encoding Do family serine endopeptidase — protein sequence MSTRKTTLFYAVLIAVASIAVGMVIASRLEMSPASSAQTVSMPAANSAPLNGPIDAATFRNIAKAQTPVVVNIRTEQRRRTRQLTEFFGGQPGDDLFDRFFGRQRPRGDSTEEPDQIMEGAGSGFIIDRAGFILTNNHVVEGASRISVSLFGAGRSEEYEAKVIGRDPLTDSALIQMTQLPKAPLQEARFGDSDQLQPGDWVMAIGNPFNLHHTISVGVISALGRGVGGYAGREQDMLQTDAAINPGNSGGPLLNIRGEVVGVNTAIYTDQRSANIGIGFAMPINTIRELLPQLRAGKVVRGRIGVQVQRDELTERAAKGLGLPGASGAVISSVNEGGPADKAGVRPGDVITEYNGKPVKDSDDLVRMVVSTKPGTTVPLKVYRGRQPRSLNVTVEELNIDEEMGVRGGRSDDESGPQERLETGLGLELTPLTPELARRLRAPDGEGGAVVTRVQRNSAAARAGVLPQDVLLEINQQPVSSMNDVRRELQRIQSGDSVFLLVWRQGQEVFVSMTKP from the coding sequence ATGTCAACCCGAAAGACCACGCTCTTCTATGCGGTCCTCATCGCCGTGGCATCGATTGCCGTCGGGATGGTGATCGCGTCACGGCTCGAGATGTCTCCGGCCTCGTCGGCACAGACCGTGTCGATGCCGGCCGCCAACAGCGCGCCGTTGAACGGCCCGATTGACGCGGCGACGTTCCGCAACATCGCCAAAGCCCAGACCCCCGTGGTGGTGAACATCCGGACCGAGCAGCGCCGGCGCACGCGGCAGCTCACCGAGTTCTTCGGCGGCCAGCCGGGCGACGACCTGTTCGACCGTTTCTTCGGCCGGCAGCGCCCGCGCGGTGACAGCACCGAGGAGCCCGACCAGATCATGGAGGGGGCGGGCAGCGGGTTCATCATCGACAGGGCCGGCTTCATCCTCACGAACAACCACGTCGTGGAGGGGGCGTCGAGAATCAGCGTCTCCCTGTTCGGCGCCGGCCGCTCCGAGGAGTACGAGGCCAAGGTGATCGGCCGCGACCCGCTGACCGACAGCGCGCTCATCCAGATGACGCAGCTGCCGAAAGCGCCGCTCCAGGAGGCGCGTTTTGGCGACTCCGACCAGCTGCAGCCGGGCGACTGGGTCATGGCGATCGGCAACCCCTTCAACCTGCACCACACGATTTCAGTCGGGGTCATCAGCGCGCTCGGGCGCGGCGTGGGCGGGTACGCGGGGCGCGAGCAGGACATGCTCCAGACCGACGCCGCCATCAATCCCGGCAACTCCGGCGGGCCGCTGCTGAACATCCGCGGCGAGGTCGTCGGCGTGAACACCGCGATCTACACCGACCAGCGCTCGGCGAACATCGGCATCGGCTTCGCGATGCCGATCAACACGATCCGCGAGTTGCTCCCGCAGCTGCGCGCGGGCAAGGTGGTCCGCGGCCGCATCGGCGTCCAGGTGCAGCGCGACGAGCTCACCGAGCGCGCGGCGAAGGGGCTGGGGCTGCCCGGCGCCTCCGGCGCGGTGATTTCCAGCGTCAACGAGGGAGGGCCGGCGGACAAGGCGGGGGTGCGCCCGGGCGACGTCATCACCGAGTACAACGGCAAGCCCGTGAAGGACAGCGACGACCTGGTGCGCATGGTCGTCAGCACCAAGCCGGGCACGACCGTGCCGCTCAAGGTGTACCGGGGCAGGCAGCCGCGCTCGCTCAACGTCACCGTCGAGGAACTGAACATCGACGAGGAGATGGGTGTTCGCGGCGGCCGGTCAGACGACGAGAGCGGGCCGCAGGAGCGGCTGGAGACCGGCCTCGGCCTGGAGCTGACGCCGCTGACGCCGGAGCTGGCGCGCCGCCTGCGGGCGCCGGACGGCGAAGGGGGCGCGGTGGTGACGCGCGTGCAGCGCAACAGCGCGGCGGCCCGCGCCGGCGTGCTGCCGCAGGACGTGCTCCTCGAGATCAACCAGCAGCCGGTCTCGAGCATGAACGACGTCCGCCGCGAGCTGCAGCGGATCCAGTCCGGCGACTCGGTGTTCCTGCTCGTCTGGCGCCAGGGGCAGGAAGTGTTTGTTTCGATGACGAAGCCGTAG
- a CDS encoding protease complex subunit PrcB family protein: MTVIHLLSGVLVAVTAMASTPLEIHTIAQGTLSGVERRREAVVRSAQEWEALWREHAPGRAAPAVRFETHTVLAVFLGTRPSAGFRVDIVEVTHDSGALVRYRETRPGPEEMTAQILTSPFHIVSVPRLEERVRFEPIDAAGR, from the coding sequence GTGACTGTGATACACCTGCTCTCCGGCGTTCTTGTTGCCGTGACCGCGATGGCTTCCACTCCTCTCGAGATACACACGATCGCGCAGGGCACGTTGAGCGGCGTCGAGCGGCGCCGGGAAGCGGTCGTTCGCAGCGCCCAGGAATGGGAGGCGCTCTGGAGAGAACACGCGCCGGGGCGTGCGGCGCCGGCCGTGAGGTTCGAGACGCACACCGTCCTCGCGGTCTTCCTCGGCACGCGCCCGTCGGCCGGCTTCAGGGTCGACATCGTGGAGGTGACCCACGACTCCGGCGCCCTCGTCCGCTATCGCGAGACCCGGCCCGGGCCGGAAGAGATGACCGCGCAGATCCTCACCTCGCCCTTTCACATCGTGTCGGTGCCGCGCCTCGAAGAGCGCGTCAGGTTTGAGCCCATTGACGCGGCCGGCCGCTGA
- a CDS encoding class IV adenylate cyclase: protein MATTMTLEREVKLRFDSAESARDAILQAGATSVHGRRLQEDFLLDTEDETLRRRRCVLRVRLENGMSRLTFKGPVQPSLMKVREEIETVVGDGEVLLQTFAELGLHVWFRYQKYREEFACVDVIASVDETPVGVFVELEGSEHGIESLATALGRGPADYILDSYRGLFLKFRDEHGIVGSDMVFEP, encoded by the coding sequence ATGGCGACGACCATGACGCTCGAGCGCGAGGTCAAGCTCCGCTTTGATTCTGCGGAGAGCGCCCGCGACGCAATCCTGCAGGCCGGGGCCACGTCCGTGCACGGGCGCCGCCTCCAGGAAGATTTCCTGCTCGATACCGAAGACGAAACCCTCCGCCGCCGGCGGTGCGTGCTGCGGGTGCGGCTCGAGAACGGCATGAGCCGGCTGACGTTCAAAGGGCCGGTGCAGCCATCCCTCATGAAAGTGCGCGAGGAGATCGAGACCGTCGTCGGAGACGGCGAGGTGCTCCTCCAGACGTTTGCCGAGCTCGGCCTGCACGTCTGGTTCCGGTATCAGAAATACCGGGAGGAGTTTGCCTGCGTCGATGTCATCGCATCGGTGGACGAAACGCCTGTCGGCGTCTTCGTCGAGCTCGAGGGCAGCGAGCACGGCATCGAGAGCCTCGCGACCGCGCTCGGCCGCGGCCCGGCCGACTACATTCTCGATTCGTATCGCGGTCTCTTCTTGAAATTCCGTGACGAGCACGGGATCGTGGGCAGCGACATGGTGTTCGAGCCGTAG
- a CDS encoding SAM-dependent methyltransferase: MTVAAFMELALYHPQHGYYTSRAQRSGRSGDFYTSVDTGAFFGELLAVQIAELARTFGDAFDLVEAAAGNGRLMRDVLDALQRDAPEVWARARLHLVERSGHARAAHAQTLGAHASRMETSGADLPPSIAGVVFANELLDALPVHVVVMRGSEAREIMIGEANGTLVELEAPPSTERLRQEVDAGPPIPGDVRVEISLAALDWIREASRRLARGYLLLLDYGDEARALRSASRPDGTLRAFAAHRVSPRWLESPGEQDLTAHVDFSACARAAAGEGMTLLGRVDQSRFLLGLGAVERLQRAEAALSARAALRLRLALKTLLVPGGMGSTHQAMLFGKNVGPWHGMVFSAR; this comes from the coding sequence ATGACCGTCGCGGCGTTCATGGAACTCGCGCTTTACCATCCGCAGCACGGCTACTACACCTCCCGCGCGCAACGCTCCGGGCGGAGCGGCGATTTCTACACGAGCGTTGACACCGGCGCGTTCTTCGGCGAGCTGCTGGCCGTGCAGATCGCGGAGCTGGCGCGCACCTTCGGCGACGCCTTCGACCTCGTCGAAGCCGCCGCGGGAAACGGCCGCTTGATGCGCGACGTGCTGGATGCCCTTCAGCGCGACGCGCCCGAGGTCTGGGCGCGCGCGCGTCTGCACCTCGTGGAGCGCAGCGGCCACGCCCGCGCAGCCCACGCGCAGACGCTCGGAGCGCACGCGTCACGCATGGAGACGAGCGGCGCCGATCTTCCGCCCTCGATCGCCGGCGTCGTCTTCGCCAACGAGCTGCTGGACGCGCTGCCCGTTCATGTCGTCGTCATGCGCGGATCCGAGGCGCGGGAAATCATGATCGGGGAGGCGAACGGGACCCTCGTTGAACTCGAGGCGCCTCCGTCCACCGAACGGCTGCGGCAGGAGGTCGACGCGGGGCCGCCGATCCCCGGTGACGTGCGCGTGGAGATCAGCCTGGCCGCGCTCGACTGGATTCGCGAGGCCTCGCGCCGCCTCGCGCGCGGGTACCTCCTGCTGCTCGACTACGGCGACGAGGCACGCGCGCTGCGCTCGGCGTCTCGGCCCGACGGCACGCTGCGGGCCTTTGCGGCGCACCGCGTGTCCCCCCGCTGGCTGGAATCGCCCGGAGAGCAGGACCTGACGGCACACGTGGATTTCAGCGCGTGCGCGCGGGCCGCGGCTGGCGAGGGGATGACCCTGCTGGGGCGCGTCGATCAGTCGAGGTTTCTCCTCGGCCTCGGCGCCGTCGAGCGCCTGCAGCGGGCCGAGGCCGCCCTGTCGGCGCGCGCGGCGCTGCGGCTGCGCCTGGCGCTCAAGACACTGCTGGTGCCGGGGGGCATGGGCTCCACGCACCAGGCCATGCTTTTCGGCAAGAATGTAGGTCCATGGCACGGTATGGTCTTTTCGGCGCGCTGA
- a CDS encoding NTP transferase domain-containing protein, translating into MIGVPALVLTAGLGTRLRPLSLIRAKGALPVAGVPLASRVIRWLAGHGIHDVVLNLHHHPETITREVGDGRDLGARVRYSWENPVLGSAGGPRHALPLLDAPRFVIANGDTLTDVDLPALISAHDRSGAMVTMALIPNPRPDRYGGVLLDGTVVSGFTPRRTGQENYHFIGVQVVEAAVFTGLADHEPAETVSDLYPRLMRAQPGSVRAFVSGAGFEDIGTPADYFETSHAVAAREGLAAMPPGRRTSIDGTARLTRSIVWDDVVIEGGAELNECIVVDGVRVPPRIKLDRSIVLPASAELLGADGERRDNLLIVAF; encoded by the coding sequence ATGATCGGCGTTCCCGCCCTGGTCCTGACGGCAGGTCTCGGCACCCGCCTTCGTCCCCTCAGCCTGATTCGCGCGAAGGGCGCGCTGCCAGTCGCCGGCGTTCCGCTCGCCTCACGTGTCATTCGCTGGCTCGCCGGGCACGGCATCCACGACGTCGTCCTGAACCTGCACCACCATCCCGAAACGATTACGCGCGAGGTGGGCGACGGCCGCGATCTCGGCGCCCGCGTGCGGTACTCGTGGGAGAACCCCGTGCTGGGCTCGGCGGGCGGCCCCAGGCACGCGTTGCCCCTGCTCGACGCGCCGCGGTTCGTGATCGCCAACGGCGACACGCTGACTGACGTGGACCTTCCCGCGCTGATCAGCGCGCACGATCGCTCCGGCGCGATGGTCACGATGGCACTGATCCCCAACCCGCGTCCGGATCGATACGGAGGCGTGCTGCTCGATGGTACCGTCGTGAGCGGCTTCACGCCGCGGAGGACGGGACAAGAGAACTACCATTTCATCGGCGTGCAGGTCGTGGAGGCCGCAGTTTTCACGGGCCTCGCGGATCACGAGCCGGCCGAAACGGTGAGCGATCTCTACCCGAGGCTGATGCGCGCGCAGCCCGGGTCGGTGCGTGCGTTCGTCTCTGGTGCCGGTTTCGAGGACATCGGCACGCCCGCGGATTATTTCGAAACCTCGCACGCGGTGGCGGCGCGAGAAGGGCTGGCGGCGATGCCGCCGGGACGCCGAACCTCAATCGACGGCACCGCCCGGCTGACCCGCTCGATCGTGTGGGATGACGTCGTGATCGAAGGGGGCGCGGAATTGAACGAGTGCATCGTCGTTGACGGCGTCCGCGTGCCGCCGCGCATCAAGCTGGACCGTAGCATCGTTCTGCCCGCGTCGGCGGAATTACTGGGCGCCGACGGAGAACGACGCGATAATCTCCTGATTGTGGCCTTCTGA